The Rhodothermales bacterium genome contains the following window.
CGGCGGCTCATTGTGATACAGCAATCGAGCCAGTCAATTGGACTCCCTTCCCCTGAATCAACTGGTTATATGCACCGGACGGTGGGGGGGTGAACCGCTCCCGCCGGCCATCGGGCCACACCGCTTCCACCTCGTCCACGACAGCCTCCGTCCCGAGTCCGACCAGCGCCCGCGGGTCGCTACTGGCCA
Protein-coding sequences here:
- a CDS encoding ASPIC/UnbV domain-containing protein, with protein sequence ASSDPRALVGLGTEAVVDEVEAVWPDGRRERFTPPPSGAYNQLIQGKGVQLTGSIAVSQ